The segment GTGCTTTCCATTCTTTGGACTTCAAACACTGATTGGTATTTTTTTGGCAACTATTTTTAGAGCAAATCATTTGCTTGCAATAGCAGGAACTTGGATTAGTAATCCGTTTACTTATTTTCCCCTTTATTGGCTCAATTATAGAGTTGGTGAAGTCTTTGTTGGGGAAGGTAATCATTTAAAGGCCTTCCATCACTTAACAAGAAAAGAATTGTGGGATCAAGGATTAATTTTTAGTAGTAGAATCTTACTTGGATCAT is part of the Prochlorococcus marinus str. MIT 0919 genome and harbors:
- a CDS encoding DUF2062 domain-containing protein, whose translation is MSSIFLNILQKFRDLIVWFWKQEGTPAKRARGLAVGVFSGCFPFFGLQTLIGIFLATIFRANHLLAIAGTWISNPFTYFPLYWLNYRVGEVFVGEGNHLKAFHHLTRKELWDQGLIFSSRILLGSSIVGLITGIISGLTFYAVLKFFLKKRKPLF